The proteins below are encoded in one region of Macadamia integrifolia cultivar HAES 741 unplaced genomic scaffold, SCU_Mint_v3 scaffold2723, whole genome shotgun sequence:
- the LOC122067125 gene encoding uncharacterized protein LOC122067125, producing the protein MWEREKVGSSRWWWWWWKKGRAKLWQSFHRNELSPPANLMMVMRMLMGWLRSRRRRFIFLVICSPFLLPLLCLAFPLFCFAELCLRFYRWRHRGDKKGCNDQCEEEDGGCGLCRCEEGRGGEPIEVREGRLLQRYLEDQLGLVGSVYDCGDEGFGDCEEEEDDDLGEKTSPLLQ; encoded by the coding sequence ATGTGGGAAAGAGAAAAAGTGGGTTCTtcacggtggtggtggtggtggtggaagaaaggaagagcaaAACTGTGGCAAAGCTTCCATCGGAATGAGCTTTCGCCGCCGGCAAATCTGATGATGGTGATGAGGATGCTTATGGGTTGGTTGCGCAGTCGCCGGCGACGGTTTATATTCCTTGTTATCTGCTCACCTTTCTTGTTACCTTTACTATGTCTCGCTTTCCCTTTATTCTGCTTTGCCGAGCTTTGTTTAAGGTTCTATAGATGGAGACATAGAGGAGACAAAAAGGGTTGTAATGATCAGTGCGAGGAAGAAGATGGTGGTTGTGGGTTGTGCAGATGCGAAGAGGGTAGAGGAGGAGAACCCATCGAGGTAAGAGAAGGGAGGCTTTTGCAGAGGTATTTGGAAGATCAATTGGGTCTTGTGGGTTCTGTTTATGATTGTGGTGATGAAGGGTTTGGTGattgtgaggaagaagaagatgatgatttgGGGGAGAAAACTAGCCCTCTTCTGCAATGA